The Oncorhynchus mykiss isolate Arlee chromosome 5, USDA_OmykA_1.1, whole genome shotgun sequence DNA window TTTATATCTACAAAGGTACTATTCACAATgctttttttttgtacatttttttacaaatttacattttttttaaacggttTTGTACATTCATGACATCATATATACATTATCTTTCTCACATACATACAATCCAAATAATTTAAGAACCTACAGCCAACAAATTGGCACATTTGAAGTTTAACAAGATCAtagtcacacacactctctaataGGAATAAGAGAAACAGACTTTGGCTTTTACAGTTTAGCGCTAACTAGCCTGGCCACCAGTCAACACAACTCGTTATACAGAAACTGGCCTAAGTAAGTTTTTAACCAGGTTAATGCGAGACAAATCCAGCCACTTCAGAGAAGTGTTTTcaccaaatggcaccttatttccctttctagtgcactacttctgaccaggacacacagggctctggtcaaaagtagtgcgctatagagggtgccatttgggacagatatATAGTGGCTGGAATGTGAGACAAATCCAAACATGCTCCACACTACAGAAATTTCATTTAGCTGCCTGTCTTCAGGATTGTGCAAACTCACATTTCTGTATGTTTTGTTGTTAGCTTAAAATACGCTGTATATTGATTGGTTTTCTGTAATAAGCCACACTGGTAGCCCCTATAGAAGGCTAACAAACATTTACTACGGTATATAGAGAAGCTATTTTCTGGTTCGTATTCACTATGAACAAAATAGACCGTCACAGGGAGGGACAAGCCTGAACGTGCCCAATGACCGCTTGTTTAACTGTTGTAAAACTTTTAGCTACGTTTTGAATTAAATGAGCATGACCCTGCAATAGAAGAGGTGGTTATGTAACCCAGGCACAGTGGCTCCCTCAAGAGGGCTTTGGTCTAGGAGGTATTTGTTGTGGGGTTTTTAGCAGAGGAAGTTTAGAGGGAAGTAAGGCCCCTCCGCGTCAGAGCCCAGGGAACTGCTCAGGCTCTCCTCCCCCGAACTCATGTCTTCACATGAGTCTTCACTGGAAAAACAAGAAGAAAAACAGTTAAAATTCACAATATTCCTTAGTTCGTCTTTTATCCTGTTTGCAGTTATCCAATGTAATTTCATCCTTTTTTATTAATTGTTTGACTACAAGACCCATCCCAAGTCTTTTATGTGGAGCTTTAGCTGGTTGTGTAATGTTGTGGTTGAGCTGTTATGGGAACTATTGTTGCTAGGTAGGAGTAGGACATATGACAGAAGTCActtacaacactcagacattaagTATgtgggttagttagtgatacgaGAGCAGGACGAGGATGGgcctcttctgataggctaactgacgcAACCAGTTAGCCTATGACGTGGCTGATGgtatggaaccccccccccccccccccaataccaTACAAGTCATGGGAATAATATAACAACTGAAACCAGACAGTAGGAGTGGTCAACCTCTGAACAAAGCACTGGAGAGGGCGGGGCTTAAATGTGGGgcttaaatgtgtgtgtgtggctggagaTTTCCCTACTTCTGTTATTCAGGGGATTTTCCATACTACTTCCCCGTTGTCGTATAGTAGACTTGTTTGACTGCCTTCTAACATAAATGTACATATGGTAGAATGTTTTTATATAcgcatgtttctctttctctacagactatatatatattcctgtgtATACCTTTCACCCTGATCCCAGCAGTCCTCGGGAATGGTTGGCAGTTCAGGGACGCTGTAGTAGCTGGTGTGAAGATTCTGAGCTGTCCTTCTCGACACGATCCAGACAAGCTTTTTATTGTTGGGTTTGCTACATTCGGGAGAAGAGTAGTCGGACATACACTTGGCCACTAGTCCCTTCCAGTGTAGCAGCTCAACGTCGGTGATCTGTAAAAGACGACCAGGGCTTCATAACATTGGACACCGGGTTACATAATAGACTGGGTCAGCAGAAACCTTTTTGGGATGGATCCCAGGCGTTGTAAAAGGATAGCGGCCGGGAACATGAGGCCGGGGAATGTGAAAGGGACTTTTAATGTCTTTCCATAACCGTGCCAGTTGTCATATGAAACCTTTTGGACTAGGGTTGTAGGGCATACAATATTCAGAGATGGTTCCAGGGGGAAAAATAGGTTTCTTTTGTGTACGAATTTGACAGTTAACACCGGGTTACTGCTGTTTTAAAACAAAGGATTACATCCATGCTATGTGATAAAGCTTCAAGGATGTTCTAACGAGTGTATAATGTGTTTACCTTGAGATGTCTTTGAACATGATGTGCTATTTCTAACATATCAACAGACTGCATGGCTTCGATCTCCTGAGTGAGGAGTGACAGGGCCAAGACTGACGGCTGGAAGAGAAGAAAAATGCATCAAATTAGACTGCAGCTGCCAAGAGGTCTGAAACATGTAACATCTTCATGGACTCTCTGGGGTAAATCGTTACTTTAGCTTTGGAGAACGCGATCCGGCAGAGACAGGCTTTGAGCTGGACCTCTAGTATGTCGAGATTCAGGGCCTCCTTCCTGTAAAGGTTAAATTACATATTAGAACCAATCAGGGTGTGAAAACAAGGTGTCAGGGCTCTGTTACATAATTTAATTTGTTATGGTGGAATGGACGCCCATGTGTTATTTGATCATGTCCAGTGAGAATAGTTAGAACCATCGTCCTACTTCCAGTCAGGACTATAATAAGTACATGTCTAGTTGTCCAAGTTAATTATGTCACACTATTACAATCTTCCAAATGGGGTTGATTGCTCGGTGAATTGTAATTTTTTATAATGGGTTCTTACAGGTCTGAGGTATGGGCGCTTGTGATTCCGTGGTATAGGTGCAAAAACGTTAAGGCTGTGATGGTTTTGAGTTGGAAGTTGAGTTTCTCTGAAACGATCTTCTCCATGCGAGTGAGGTCCGAGACCGTAAACTTGCACTGGCTGATACGAATAAGCTCATTGGTGGAAGACAAGTTACACTCTTCGACTGCTTTGGCTGCGATGTGGAGGCAGCTGATGCCGACGCAAGCTAGATGTTTGGGTTGGACCTGAAGAGGAGGGAGACGCACAAAAGCTTGGAATTAGTGGAAATAGGGACAGGCTATTATTACTCACAGCAATTTGTCTAAGGACATTATCTCTTTGTCATCAAAAGAAATGTAGAACACATGTCAACCTTATGTTGCTAATTAGCTGTAGAGTATGTTGAAATTACTAAAAAAATGTGCTCATGATTGGGTTTTCATCTTACCTTCATCATGGCCAGGAATCGATCCAACAGGTTGACTGCCAGAACGAAAGTCTGTGTACTGTACCCAAAGAAACTAGTCAGGCTCCAGAGGTCCTCCACTTTGGTGTCCCTACATTTAGCTGATATTCCCCTGCTGTCATTCTGTAATTAATAAGATCAAGATAAAATATTATTTCCTTACAGTATGCAACAGTAAGATTTTAGGCATTTACAATGTGTATTAGTGTAAGGCGTTTATGGACTAATTTGTTTTATGTTTAGGGATTCATATCGATCATGTGAACAACATTTATATTTAGCTACTGTACTGCAGACTACCTCTCCAGTCGATTCGATTAAGCGGAGTCCTGTTTCCTTCGGAAGATAATTCCTCTCCTGTTCAAAATTGGCTATCAACTCCCTCATAAGTTTCACAGTTTCCATGTCTGGACTCGGTTACAGCAATCTGAATGTCtttctctgtaaaaaaaaaaacaagacggGGCGTGATGTTAGTAAATATTTGTCCGCCCTACATTTGTTCACCCGGTCAAGGTTTGCCTCAGCTGGGATTCGGTGTCAGATTTCTTAGGTTAACGCCTACTTAATCAGAACACAAAACGAATCTAATTGTGTATTTCTCAGTGTAAAATCGTAAACATGATCACAAATTTCGTGAGATACTCCAGACATTTACATCAAAAACAAGCTTGAATCCATTAGCTGTGCTTTAAATCGTCGACGGGAAGGGGGTCGGAGTCTTGTTCTTGTCTAGGAAGCAGTGCCTTAGCTGGCAATTAGTTgcgattttttttttcattgaacTTGACGTTAACTCCACATCAAATGTGTCTGATTTAAAAACGGTTTGACTACCAGGCTGGTGATTTAAAAGCCAATTTGtttgagtaaaaaaaataatggttGAGCGAAGAGCTGTGCGAGTCAACGTTAGACGATAAATAAAGACACGATACTGTAACGTTAACTTGCAAACGGTAAATAAAGATTAGTCGAAGTAAGATGCCAATTTCCTCGATGAGCATGAAAGGCAAGACCAAACAGATTAGTATAGTTTTAAAATCATAAGCTTGATATAAAAAATGTTACGTTAATCCTCCAGGAAGCTATTTGTTTTTTACTGTAATGGATAATAAAATAATTTTACAACACCCAGTAATATTCACAATTACTTCCATTTATTCAATTTCCTTGCATCTGCAATGTGAAAACTGTATATAATTACCTGTAATGTTAGTTATATCGACATTTTCTACGGTCCTAACCTCTTCTGTTTGTTCCTCTTTACTGTCTCTAGTCTTTCTTTTTGTTGTTGAGAGTTTCCGCACCCAGAAACTGACGTCAATGCCACGGTAGCCAATCACGTACTTGGCTTGATTTATCGAGAAAGGTCTGCCTTCTTTTGTGGCTTTACTACTATAAAGTATTGCTTTTAATTATTCAATTCAAGAGTTGATAGTCCTACACAAATCAATGCTGTATTATTTAACGTTTTATTAAACGTTTCttatggtttaaaaaaaaagagagtTTAGTATGCTGTGTTCTAGACCAGCTCGATACTGACAATTCCACCGGCCAATCATCTTTCTCATTCTTTTGCCCGTTCAAATAGTCCGCCCAAAATTCTTCAGTTCTATTGGATGCCTGGACAAACTCGTTTACTGACGAGTGATTTGAAATAATTAACTCAGATTGTCAACAGAGTATTTAGACATTGGTTCAGCGCTGACTAGGTGAATTTATCAGAAAGAATACTGTTATAGTCAAGacaattttttattcatttttttttttttttcatgtaagctagttgagaacaagttatcttttacaactgcgacctggccaagataaattgGACATTTATTTCTGTTCCTGCACATCACACAATAACCTGGTTTAATAAATCAAATTCAATCATTCAAGGGAAAGAGGAATACATGCATTAGCAGTAAATCATTTTCCAGCTTTATGATTATTGTCAAGAAGAAAGCACAAGTACAccatgtattttatttgtatattagggaaagggggaaacctagagtcagttgtacaactgaaatgtgccttacacatttaacccaacccctctgaatcagacaggtgaggtgggggggg harbors:
- the LOC110523127 gene encoding cyclin-G2, encoding METVKLMRELIANFEQERNYLPKETGLRLIESTGENDSRGISAKCRDTKVEDLWSLTSFFGYSTQTFVLAVNLLDRFLAMMKVQPKHLACVGISCLHIAAKAVEECNLSSTNELIRISQCKFTVSDLTRMEKIVSEKLNFQLKTITALTFLHLYHGITSAHTSDLKEALNLDILEVQLKACLCRIAFSKAKPSVLALSLLTQEIEAMQSVDMLEIAHHVQRHLKITDVELLHWKGLVAKCMSDYSSPECSKPNNKKLVWIVSRRTAQNLHTSYYSVPELPTIPEDCWDQGESEDSCEDMSSGEESLSSSLGSDAEGPYFPLNFLC